The proteins below come from a single Bremerella sp. JC817 genomic window:
- a CDS encoding RNA polymerase sigma factor produces the protein MTSPASHRLTEADIAALHQLHAEELRRFLIGVVGEANLAQDIVQIAFRKLLEVGHETQAESRKAWLFQVAYREALHHRRRNATQKRILQQLHQQPRTAPESPAADDSIVRQETAESVRQAIEQLSPDLQQIVRMRIYEDKTFAQIAEELGIPLGTALGRMRNAMNRLREKLARAQGED, from the coding sequence TTGACTTCACCTGCTTCTCACCGGCTCACCGAAGCCGACATCGCCGCACTGCACCAGTTGCATGCGGAAGAGCTGCGCAGGTTCCTGATCGGTGTGGTCGGTGAAGCCAACTTGGCCCAAGACATCGTGCAGATCGCTTTCCGCAAGCTGCTGGAAGTCGGGCACGAGACCCAGGCCGAGAGCCGCAAAGCCTGGCTGTTTCAAGTTGCTTACCGTGAAGCCCTCCATCATCGCAGGCGAAACGCGACGCAGAAACGCATTCTGCAGCAACTTCACCAACAGCCTCGCACCGCCCCGGAAAGTCCTGCGGCAGACGACTCGATCGTCCGCCAAGAGACTGCCGAGTCGGTCCGGCAAGCGATCGAGCAGCTTTCGCCAGATCTCCAGCAGATTGTGCGAATGCGAATATACGAAGACAAGACATTCGCCCAGATCGCCGAGGAACTTGGCATCCCCCTGGGAACCGCACTGGGCCGAATGCGAAACGCCATGAACCGGCTCCGCGAAAAGCTGGCTCGGGCACAAGGCGAAGATTAA
- a CDS encoding serine/threonine-protein kinase, with protein MTELKNSNGDAASELDLAGRSVGDYRVLRRLGRGAMAEVFLAEQQSLKRNVAVKILLPELAKDDAYVRRFHREAQAAAALTHASIVQIYEVGNADGLHFIAQEYVPGQNLKQLLNKQGTLEVKLVGAILRQVSAALYKAAEQGIVHRDIKPENILITATGEVKVADFGLARVIAPGADGMNLTQVGITMGTPLYMSPEQAEGKVLDQRSDIYSLGVTCYQLLAGRPPFEGDNPLTVAVKHLNTEPERLEKVRGGVPPSLARVIHKMLAKKPDDRYQNASDLLRELREVQKSLGTDAFGSDPSDWSIAELASLSAIRSDGLKDLSEVMKTSAMTVYRRPSWSKRFVAISGVMLVCLVVGGALAVASKQPNLLEVPQEQQEQPLAKVGLTASEQFDFAMFKNKNRGPDQRPEYFASVYRHFPMELSDENRMWGLKAMKQEAVLLLNQQRYREALRVFEQMATQPVIQVEAKAFGYAGKAICLSEMGQTSAAEQAAAEATSEEYLNILRKTDPEFLATFEVIRNRLTGQTQSSSATSHRTSSIASIDDNAADSSGV; from the coding sequence GTGACGGAACTGAAGAACAGCAACGGCGATGCCGCGTCGGAACTCGATTTAGCCGGACGCTCCGTCGGGGATTATCGAGTCCTTCGTCGTCTGGGGCGTGGGGCGATGGCCGAGGTCTTTCTGGCCGAGCAGCAAAGCCTGAAGCGAAACGTCGCCGTCAAGATTCTTCTGCCGGAACTCGCCAAAGACGACGCCTACGTCCGGCGCTTTCATCGCGAAGCTCAAGCCGCCGCCGCACTGACCCATGCCAGCATTGTCCAGATCTACGAAGTGGGCAACGCCGATGGCCTGCACTTCATCGCTCAGGAATATGTTCCGGGGCAGAATCTGAAACAACTGCTCAACAAGCAAGGCACGCTCGAGGTCAAGCTGGTCGGCGCGATCTTGCGACAGGTTTCCGCCGCGCTTTACAAGGCGGCAGAGCAGGGGATCGTGCATCGCGACATCAAGCCCGAAAACATCTTGATTACCGCGACTGGCGAAGTGAAGGTAGCCGACTTCGGCCTCGCCCGTGTGATTGCCCCAGGGGCTGACGGGATGAACCTGACTCAGGTCGGGATCACCATGGGGACGCCGCTGTACATGAGCCCCGAGCAAGCCGAAGGCAAGGTGCTGGATCAACGCAGCGATATCTACTCGCTGGGGGTGACCTGTTATCAGCTGCTCGCAGGACGCCCTCCGTTCGAGGGCGACAATCCGCTGACGGTTGCCGTGAAGCACTTGAACACCGAGCCGGAACGACTCGAGAAAGTTCGAGGAGGCGTTCCGCCGTCGCTGGCTCGCGTGATTCATAAAATGCTGGCCAAGAAACCGGACGATCGTTATCAGAACGCCTCGGATCTGCTGCGAGAGCTTCGCGAAGTTCAGAAGAGCCTGGGGACCGACGCTTTCGGGAGCGATCCTTCCGACTGGTCGATTGCGGAACTGGCGTCCCTTTCCGCCATCCGTAGCGACGGCCTCAAAGATCTCTCCGAGGTGATGAAAACATCGGCCATGACGGTCTATCGTCGCCCGTCGTGGAGCAAACGCTTCGTCGCGATTAGCGGCGTCATGCTGGTTTGCCTGGTGGTGGGTGGCGCACTGGCGGTGGCCTCGAAGCAGCCAAACCTGTTGGAAGTGCCTCAAGAGCAGCAAGAGCAACCCTTGGCGAAAGTGGGTCTGACGGCCAGCGAGCAGTTTGACTTCGCGATGTTCAAAAATAAGAACCGCGGCCCCGATCAGCGGCCTGAGTACTTCGCCAGCGTTTATCGCCATTTCCCCATGGAACTGAGTGACGAGAATCGCATGTGGGGGCTGAAGGCGATGAAGCAGGAAGCGGTCTTGCTGCTCAATCAGCAGCGGTACCGCGAAGCCCTGCGAGTCTTTGAGCAAATGGCAACGCAGCCGGTCATTCAGGTCGAAGCCAAGGCGTTCGGCTATGCCGGCAAGGCGATCTGCCTTTCGGAAATGGGCCAGACTTCCGCCGCGGAACAAGCTGCCGCCGAGGCGACCTCGGAAGAGTATCTCAACATTCTGCGAAAGACCGACCCTGAATTCTTGGCGACGTTCGAGGTCATCCGTAATCGGTTG
- a CDS encoding PHB depolymerase family esterase codes for MATTPIKALPPGRHRLTIDVDGREREFWVYIPTQVEEPVDGWPVVFIFHGGLSNAPTMVRFCEMNDYGDTAGFVAVFPNGTGRLPTMKTWNAGMCCGYAKREEVDDVHFVEELLADLPQRLVVDPARIYATGMSNGGMMSYLLGDRLADRFAAIAPVGGTMGNDTCSPSRPVPVLHMHGTDDQFVRWEGGVGPRSKSKLDFFSVDHAIENWVTANHANKTPTVEQLPVTVDDGTSVEKFTYAATGPGSAEVVLLKIHGGGHTWPGKESRLDLLGPTTHNLDANAEIWNFFQQYRLNG; via the coding sequence ATGGCAACCACACCGATTAAAGCCCTGCCTCCGGGACGGCATCGTTTGACGATCGATGTCGACGGGCGCGAGCGAGAATTCTGGGTCTACATTCCGACACAAGTTGAAGAGCCGGTTGACGGCTGGCCCGTTGTCTTCATCTTCCATGGTGGCCTGTCGAACGCCCCGACGATGGTGCGATTCTGCGAAATGAACGACTACGGCGATACCGCCGGATTCGTCGCGGTGTTTCCCAATGGCACCGGTCGGCTTCCCACGATGAAGACGTGGAATGCCGGTATGTGCTGCGGCTATGCCAAACGCGAAGAAGTGGACGACGTCCACTTTGTCGAAGAACTGTTGGCCGATCTACCGCAGCGATTGGTTGTCGATCCGGCACGCATCTATGCGACCGGTATGTCCAACGGCGGAATGATGTCGTACCTGCTGGGCGACCGGCTGGCCGATCGCTTCGCCGCGATTGCCCCGGTGGGCGGCACGATGGGGAACGATACCTGTAGCCCGAGTCGACCGGTTCCGGTGCTGCACATGCATGGCACCGACGATCAGTTTGTTCGCTGGGAAGGTGGCGTTGGTCCTCGAAGCAAATCGAAGCTCGATTTCTTCTCAGTCGATCACGCGATCGAAAACTGGGTAACCGCCAACCATGCCAACAAAACGCCGACGGTCGAGCAGCTTCCGGTGACCGTCGACGATGGAACTTCCGTCGAGAAGTTCACCTATGCGGCGACTGGACCAGGCTCGGCCGAGGTGGTGCTGCTTAAGATTCATGGGGGCGGGCATACCTGGCCAGGCAAGGAAAGCCGGCTCGATCTGCTGGGCCCGACCACGCACAATCTCGATGCGAATGCCGAGATCTGGAACTTCTTTCAGCAGTATCGATTGAACGGTTAA
- a CDS encoding GNAT family N-acetyltransferase → MTQREGSLAITPVCQDEFDQLIEVWEASVRATHDFLPEAKINELRPLIRDHYFAAVTLASVRSPKGRIAGFIGTAENRIEMLFVHPDFLRQGIGRLLVDYAVQVQKVDEVDVNEQNPQAIVFYEALGFERFGRSEVDGQGNPFPLLHLRWKQPAGG, encoded by the coding sequence ATGACGCAGCGTGAAGGATCGCTGGCGATCACGCCCGTTTGCCAGGACGAGTTCGACCAACTGATCGAAGTCTGGGAGGCATCGGTCCGGGCCACGCACGATTTTCTGCCGGAAGCCAAGATCAACGAGCTGCGACCGCTGATCCGCGACCATTACTTTGCTGCGGTCACCTTGGCGAGCGTGCGTTCGCCGAAAGGACGCATCGCAGGTTTCATTGGTACGGCTGAAAATCGAATCGAGATGCTGTTCGTGCATCCCGATTTCCTCCGGCAGGGGATCGGACGACTGCTGGTCGACTACGCGGTCCAGGTACAAAAGGTGGACGAAGTCGACGTCAACGAACAGAATCCTCAGGCGATCGTTTTTTATGAGGCTCTCGGCTTCGAGCGGTTCGGTCGAAGCGAAGTGGATGGGCAGGGGAATCCATTTCCACTGTTGCACCTAAGATGGAAGCAGCCTGCCGGTGGGTAG
- a CDS encoding ABC transporter permease, which produces MFIGPVFTREAAVTPRRSKFYVYRAVYVAALFLLMCTAWLVLAGTQVIASVGDMARFGASIFHILAPIQLCLVIFFAAFSAAGAVAQEKDRKTLILLLMTRLNNSELVLGKMLASLINVFALIMAAAPVFCALFLFGGVSTGQVLRVLLVTFITALAAGSIGSTIALWREKTFQTLALTAMLITVLLGFSVVVSQRVLFDRLFGISAAQWGTAMNPIWAVMEAANPFPSSAGNLAAIGGIIGLHVVIMTIGIVVMNGIAIALVRVWNPSRETRRGKDMEAQQLEESIWGAEHDMAKIDAAASQNASNEKLRSGHVDARTTEVKQDHRKVWENPILWRETQTWAYGRKVLIIKFVYLMLAAAATYMLYAMVASGTAVYRGDQLGTTIPPIAWGVVPLYLISLVIVNALAVTSVTNERDGQALDLLLVTDLTPKEFTFGKLWGVMWVTREMILAPLLVTGYLWFAGAMQLDSFLFLFAGLTVMNFFVTMLGLHCGMTYANSRTAIGVSLGTVFFLFLGVITCILLMISFTESFHFQLFPFLGFVAGGGLGLYVAIGHRNPSPAILMATLLLPGISFFAIVSFLLGKGFEVAIATAVAYGFTTIAMMIPALSDFDIEVGRRSGNDED; this is translated from the coding sequence TTGTTTATTGGTCCGGTTTTTACTCGCGAAGCGGCGGTAACTCCGCGTCGCAGCAAGTTTTACGTCTACCGAGCTGTCTACGTGGCGGCTCTGTTTCTATTGATGTGCACCGCCTGGCTTGTCTTGGCGGGAACGCAAGTCATTGCCAGTGTTGGAGATATGGCCCGCTTCGGAGCGAGTATCTTCCATATTCTGGCCCCGATTCAGCTTTGCCTGGTGATTTTCTTTGCGGCATTTAGCGCTGCCGGTGCGGTCGCCCAGGAAAAAGACCGCAAGACGCTGATCTTGCTGCTGATGACTCGTTTGAATAATTCCGAGCTGGTTCTCGGTAAGATGCTGGCCAGTTTGATCAACGTTTTTGCGCTGATCATGGCCGCGGCCCCGGTCTTTTGTGCCCTGTTTCTGTTCGGCGGTGTTTCGACCGGCCAGGTCTTGCGCGTCCTGCTGGTGACCTTCATCACCGCCCTGGCGGCTGGAAGCATCGGCAGCACGATCGCTTTGTGGCGAGAAAAGACGTTCCAGACGCTGGCTTTGACCGCGATGCTGATCACCGTGCTGCTTGGTTTCAGCGTGGTGGTCTCGCAGCGAGTTCTCTTTGATCGCTTGTTCGGGATTTCCGCCGCCCAATGGGGCACGGCGATGAATCCGATCTGGGCGGTGATGGAAGCGGCCAATCCGTTTCCTTCGTCGGCTGGCAATTTAGCGGCGATTGGTGGGATTATTGGCTTGCACGTGGTGATCATGACGATCGGGATTGTCGTGATGAACGGCATCGCGATTGCCCTGGTGCGTGTCTGGAATCCATCGCGTGAGACTCGTCGTGGTAAGGATATGGAAGCCCAGCAGCTTGAAGAAAGCATCTGGGGCGCCGAACACGACATGGCCAAGATCGACGCGGCCGCCTCGCAGAACGCTTCGAACGAAAAACTTCGCTCCGGGCACGTCGATGCCCGCACCACTGAAGTCAAACAAGACCACCGCAAAGTCTGGGAAAACCCGATTCTGTGGCGCGAGACACAGACCTGGGCCTATGGCCGCAAGGTGCTGATCATCAAGTTTGTGTACTTGATGCTGGCGGCAGCGGCGACCTATATGCTGTACGCGATGGTCGCTTCGGGCACCGCCGTTTATCGAGGCGATCAACTCGGGACGACCATTCCACCGATCGCCTGGGGCGTGGTTCCGCTGTACCTGATCAGCCTGGTGATTGTGAACGCTTTGGCGGTAACTTCGGTGACGAACGAGCGTGACGGGCAAGCTCTCGACTTGTTGCTGGTGACCGACCTGACCCCGAAAGAATTCACGTTTGGCAAGCTGTGGGGCGTGATGTGGGTGACCCGCGAGATGATCCTGGCTCCGCTGCTCGTGACCGGGTATCTGTGGTTCGCTGGGGCGATGCAGCTGGATAGTTTCCTGTTTCTGTTTGCCGGCCTGACGGTGATGAATTTCTTCGTCACGATGCTGGGGCTGCACTGCGGGATGACCTACGCCAACAGCCGAACTGCCATTGGTGTGAGTTTGGGGACGGTCTTCTTTTTGTTTCTCGGCGTGATAACGTGTATCTTGCTGATGATCAGCTTTACAGAGTCGTTCCACTTCCAGCTCTTCCCGTTTTTGGGATTTGTCGCCGGGGGTGGCTTGGGCTTGTACGTGGCGATCGGGCACCGCAATCCGTCGCCGGCAATCTTGATGGCGACGTTATTGCTCCCGGGCATTTCGTTCTTCGCGATTGTCAGCTTCCTGCTGGGCAAGGGATTTGAAGTGGCGATTGCCACCGCCGTTGCCTACGGGTTCACCACGATTGCCATGATGATTCCGGCCCTCAGCGATTTCGATATCGAAGTTGGCCGACGGTCAGGCAACGACGAAGATTAG
- a CDS encoding DUF1549 domain-containing protein: MHATFARHMLVTLTAFALSTSAARLQAETLTGTQPGAEISPNIIDRYTPADVTETPDFQKHVIPLLGRLGCNGRSCHGSFQGRGGFMLSLFGYDFKADHAAMTEGEAPRVDLEKIDDSLIIAKPTDEDMHEGGQRFEIDSWEHRILHNWIKSGAKFDEKSVAVLDHLDVSPEEIVFNNPSQQAPLTVIAVWADGSREDVTPLCRFTTNDEAVAAIDENGKVSSGEPGDTHVVVAYDKAVVAIPVIRPVSKLIGDNYPAVPTPTKIDQLVVQKLRKLGVVPSDISSDEQFLRRVSLDIAGTLPTPKEIDQFLADQDPDKRAKKVDQLLETPAYVAKMTTLLCDITGNNDQQLVNVSPMRTGPAQEWYDWIYDRVAKNESYDKIAAGIILARSRLEGESYREYCEEMSDLYRDGGTFADREYMTHYWARREFRQPEERAIAFAYAFMGVRIQCAQCHKHPFDVWSKDDFDEFKTFFTGARFTAQPPRFDAEAFAEYTKMIEELDIDKELRGNQQRREFAKKLENGKTVPFPELVVTPVRSTNANKNAKNKKNRNGIAARSPEARVLGEEAIDLRDYEDVREPVMDWLKEQDNPYFARAIVNRIWATYFSVGIVHPTDDLSLGNPPSNEPLLDYLAKGFIANNYDLKWVHREIATSRTYQLSWTPNETNRLDTRNFSRAIPRRLPAEVAYDIIQQAITGDKGMENYLTDIDNRAIAIPGTRINGSASYPLQIFGRSERASNCDCDRSEEATLLQTVFLQNDFSLHSSMANGNSWIGEVEKSMNPKLDKRSTQSQQIQAQIKRLYEMMGKGRDALQRLEANGNKEKIAEVRERLAAGKRRLEVLRKQLAKAKASEEEVAQAAPSSFESPAQMVTQAYLRTLSRQPNEKEMTISLSHLKEADDPVDGLHDLMWALLNTKEFIVNH; the protein is encoded by the coding sequence ATGCACGCCACGTTCGCTCGCCACATGCTGGTAACGCTGACCGCTTTTGCGTTGTCCACTTCCGCTGCTCGGCTGCAAGCCGAAACGTTGACTGGCACCCAGCCAGGCGCCGAGATCTCGCCCAACATCATCGACCGCTATACACCGGCCGACGTGACCGAAACGCCTGACTTTCAGAAGCACGTGATTCCGCTGCTGGGACGCTTGGGCTGCAATGGCCGTAGTTGCCATGGTTCGTTCCAGGGACGGGGCGGCTTCATGTTGTCGCTGTTCGGTTACGACTTCAAGGCAGACCATGCCGCCATGACCGAAGGCGAAGCTCCACGTGTGGACCTCGAGAAGATCGACGACAGCTTGATCATCGCCAAGCCAACCGACGAAGACATGCATGAAGGTGGCCAGCGATTTGAAATCGATAGCTGGGAACACCGCATCCTGCACAACTGGATCAAATCAGGTGCGAAGTTCGACGAAAAAAGCGTCGCCGTGCTCGATCACCTCGACGTTTCGCCAGAAGAAATCGTCTTCAACAACCCGTCCCAACAAGCTCCGCTGACGGTGATTGCCGTCTGGGCCGATGGTTCGCGTGAAGATGTCACGCCACTCTGCCGCTTCACCACCAACGACGAAGCCGTCGCCGCGATCGACGAGAACGGCAAGGTCAGCAGTGGCGAGCCAGGCGACACGCACGTCGTCGTCGCCTACGACAAAGCAGTGGTTGCCATCCCGGTGATTCGCCCGGTCAGCAAGCTGATCGGCGACAACTATCCGGCCGTTCCCACCCCAACCAAGATCGACCAATTGGTTGTGCAGAAACTACGTAAGCTGGGTGTCGTGCCAAGTGACATCTCGTCGGACGAACAGTTCCTCCGTCGCGTAAGCCTCGACATCGCCGGCACGTTGCCAACTCCGAAAGAGATCGATCAGTTCCTGGCCGATCAGGATCCGGACAAGCGAGCCAAGAAGGTTGACCAGCTTCTCGAAACGCCTGCTTACGTGGCCAAGATGACCACGCTGCTGTGCGACATCACCGGCAACAACGATCAGCAATTGGTCAACGTTTCGCCGATGCGAACCGGCCCAGCTCAGGAATGGTACGACTGGATCTACGACCGCGTCGCCAAGAACGAATCGTACGACAAGATCGCGGCCGGCATCATTCTCGCTCGTAGTCGCCTGGAAGGGGAAAGCTACCGCGAGTACTGCGAAGAAATGAGCGACCTGTATCGTGATGGCGGCACGTTCGCCGATCGCGAGTACATGACGCACTATTGGGCTCGTCGCGAGTTCCGTCAGCCAGAAGAACGTGCGATTGCGTTTGCCTATGCCTTCATGGGCGTTCGCATCCAGTGTGCCCAGTGCCATAAGCACCCCTTCGATGTCTGGTCGAAAGATGACTTTGATGAGTTCAAGACGTTCTTCACCGGTGCCCGCTTCACGGCTCAGCCACCACGGTTCGATGCCGAAGCGTTCGCTGAATACACCAAGATGATCGAAGAACTCGACATCGACAAAGAACTGCGAGGCAACCAGCAGCGTCGCGAGTTCGCCAAGAAGCTGGAGAACGGCAAGACGGTTCCTTTCCCGGAACTGGTCGTCACGCCAGTTCGATCGACCAACGCCAACAAGAACGCCAAGAACAAGAAGAACCGCAACGGCATCGCCGCTCGTTCGCCAGAAGCTCGTGTTTTGGGTGAAGAAGCGATCGACCTTCGCGACTACGAAGACGTTCGCGAGCCGGTCATGGATTGGCTCAAAGAACAAGACAACCCTTACTTTGCTCGTGCGATCGTCAACCGTATCTGGGCAACGTACTTCAGTGTTGGCATCGTTCACCCAACCGACGACTTGAGCCTGGGCAATCCGCCGAGCAACGAACCGCTGCTCGACTACCTGGCCAAGGGCTTCATCGCCAACAACTACGACCTGAAATGGGTTCATCGCGAGATCGCGACCAGCCGAACCTATCAACTGTCGTGGACGCCGAACGAAACCAATCGTCTCGATACCCGCAACTTCAGCCGAGCGATTCCTCGCCGCCTGCCTGCCGAAGTTGCTTACGACATCATCCAACAGGCCATCACCGGTGATAAGGGTATGGAGAATTACCTGACCGATATCGACAACCGGGCGATCGCCATCCCCGGCACTCGAATCAATGGCAGTGCTTCCTACCCGCTGCAGATCTTCGGTCGTAGCGAACGGGCCAGCAACTGCGATTGCGACCGGAGCGAAGAAGCAACGCTGCTGCAAACGGTCTTCCTGCAGAACGACTTTAGCCTGCACAGCTCGATGGCGAACGGTAACAGTTGGATCGGTGAAGTCGAGAAGTCGATGAATCCGAAGCTCGACAAGCGTTCGACTCAGTCGCAACAGATCCAAGCCCAGATCAAACGTCTGTACGAAATGATGGGCAAGGGTCGCGATGCACTCCAACGCCTGGAAGCCAACGGCAATAAAGAGAAAATCGCGGAAGTTCGCGAACGTCTGGCCGCCGGTAAACGACGCCTGGAAGTTCTGCGGAAGCAACTCGCCAAAGCGAAAGCCAGCGAAGAAGAAGTCGCCCAGGCAGCTCCTTCCTCGTTTGAATCCCCCGCCCAGATGGTCACCCAGGCCTATCTGCGGACCCTGAGCCGTCAGCCCAACGAAAAAGAGATGACCATTTCGCTGTCTCACTTGAAAGAGGCAGACGATCCGGTCGACGGTTTGCATGACCTGATGTGGGCTCTGCTCAACACGAAAGAGTTCATCGTCAACCACTAG
- a CDS encoding CNNM domain-containing protein, whose amino-acid sequence MMTVAILFFLGVLLSAFFSGSETGFYRVTRVRLVLDGLGGNWLSRFLLFLTNHPALFVATTLIGNNLANYMVSLSIVLFTQDVFPGSGTAEMVLPLVMAPVLFVYGELLPKYFFYRAPNFLLQRTGWIFFLFTVLFAPCSALLWVLGRALQQLLGESPETVRLALARTELEDFLEEGGEFGILNKAQRRVAQGVFGVANRRVTSVSTPLSRVWTAKIGSKVNNILRVAKRKQLSVIPIVETEGKRTIPIGYIRICDLYMGNGEDICNYHPLPEIKASDTCISAITQLHASGELMAKVVSRSGLAVGIVTMQQLQRAVLDAKKQPA is encoded by the coding sequence ATGATGACGGTTGCCATATTGTTCTTCCTCGGCGTGCTTTTAAGTGCGTTCTTTAGCGGCTCAGAGACAGGGTTTTATCGCGTCACGCGCGTGCGGTTGGTGCTCGATGGTCTGGGTGGAAACTGGCTGTCTCGGTTCTTATTGTTCCTAACCAACCATCCGGCACTGTTTGTGGCAACCACCCTGATTGGCAACAACCTGGCCAACTACATGGTGTCGTTGTCGATCGTGTTGTTCACGCAAGATGTCTTCCCTGGCAGCGGGACGGCGGAAATGGTGTTGCCGCTGGTGATGGCCCCGGTTCTGTTTGTTTATGGCGAGTTGTTGCCGAAGTACTTCTTCTATCGGGCTCCCAACTTTTTGTTACAGCGCACCGGTTGGATCTTCTTCTTGTTCACCGTGCTGTTCGCGCCTTGCTCGGCTTTGCTGTGGGTTTTAGGGCGAGCGCTGCAGCAGCTTCTGGGGGAATCGCCGGAAACAGTTCGCCTGGCGTTGGCACGTACAGAACTGGAAGACTTCCTGGAAGAAGGAGGCGAGTTTGGCATTTTGAATAAAGCCCAACGGCGTGTCGCCCAGGGCGTGTTTGGAGTCGCCAATCGCCGCGTGACCTCGGTCTCGACCCCTCTTTCTCGAGTATGGACCGCCAAGATTGGTTCCAAGGTGAACAATATCCTGCGGGTCGCCAAGCGGAAGCAGCTGTCGGTCATTCCTATTGTCGAAACGGAAGGGAAGCGTACGATCCCCATTGGATACATTCGCATTTGCGACTTGTATATGGGGAACGGAGAAGACATCTGCAACTATCATCCGTTGCCTGAAATCAAGGCGAGCGATACCTGTATTTCGGCGATCACCCAGCTGCATGCTTCCGGAGAATTGATGGCGAAAGTCGTCAGCCGCAGCGGCCTGGCTGTGGGGATTGTCACCATGCAGCAACTGCAACGGGCCGTTCTCGACGCCAAGAAACAGCCTGCTTAG
- a CDS encoding CNNM domain-containing protein, giving the protein MDVIVAIAPWLVAMLLLVAASGMFSASEAAFFYLKLEDRKRFRRGTTAQRAAAALLNDPDRLLSAVLFWNLMINVAYFAVASIVGIRLTDMAGTTYATIFSSVSLLVIIFFSEMLPKSLAVLRAPALAALLAVPIAFAVRMVDPIRPIMRGVSTLSQRLIWPRFEAEPYMQVSDLERAIQMSMQSSTVLEQEEMALRGIVSLSDSLAQEMMRPRMRFKMFQPPVSLKDLDSEMTPSGYLLIADEQGDDVVSAINLIDATELPEENLETFAQEVLVFPWCAKASEVFQQMLSTENEVAAVVNELGETIGVITLRDLMETIFSYSHGRSERILQRKTFEEVEPGVYLVSGMTSVRRLSKHFDRELPETRHATINGILQEELERIPEVEDEVDWGSFHFEVIEQYSEGHILVRLTLLPEES; this is encoded by the coding sequence TTGGACGTCATTGTGGCCATTGCACCTTGGTTGGTGGCAATGCTGCTGTTGGTCGCCGCCTCTGGAATGTTCTCCGCTTCGGAAGCGGCGTTCTTCTATCTGAAGCTGGAAGACCGAAAGCGATTCCGTCGTGGAACCACCGCGCAGCGTGCTGCCGCGGCATTGCTGAACGATCCAGATCGACTTCTCTCGGCGGTGCTGTTCTGGAACCTGATGATCAACGTGGCCTACTTCGCGGTCGCTTCGATCGTGGGGATACGTCTGACCGACATGGCCGGGACTACCTACGCGACGATTTTCTCGTCAGTCTCGTTGCTGGTGATCATCTTCTTCAGCGAAATGTTGCCCAAGAGTCTCGCCGTGCTGCGAGCCCCAGCCCTGGCCGCGCTGCTGGCGGTACCGATCGCCTTTGCGGTGCGGATGGTCGACCCGATTCGACCAATCATGCGGGGCGTGAGCACGCTGTCGCAGCGATTGATCTGGCCCCGTTTCGAGGCGGAGCCTTACATGCAGGTATCGGACCTCGAACGTGCGATTCAGATGTCGATGCAAAGCAGCACGGTGCTCGAACAGGAAGAGATGGCACTGCGAGGGATCGTCAGTCTGTCCGATTCGCTGGCCCAGGAAATGATGCGGCCACGTATGCGATTCAAGATGTTTCAGCCGCCGGTTTCGCTCAAAGATCTCGATAGCGAGATGACCCCGAGCGGCTATTTGCTGATCGCCGACGAGCAAGGGGATGACGTGGTCAGCGCGATCAATTTGATCGACGCGACCGAGTTGCCGGAAGAAAACCTCGAAACATTCGCCCAAGAAGTACTCGTTTTCCCGTGGTGTGCCAAGGCGTCCGAAGTTTTTCAACAGATGCTGTCGACCGAGAACGAAGTCGCTGCCGTCGTCAACGAACTGGGCGAAACGATCGGTGTGATCACGCTTCGCGACCTGATGGAGACGATCTTCTCGTACTCGCATGGACGCAGCGAGCGGATCTTGCAGCGGAAGACGTTTGAAGAAGTCGAGCCAGGGGTTTACCTGGTTTCTGGCATGACCAGCGTGCGCCGTTTGTCGAAGCATTTCGATCGAGAGCTTCCCGAAACGCGGCACGCCACGATTAACGGGATTCTGCAGGAAGAACTGGAACGCATCCCGGAAGTGGAAGACGAAGTCGACTGGGGCTCGTTCCACTTCGAGGTGATCGAGCAATATTCCGAGGGACACATCCTCGTCCGTTTAACGCTTCTACCGGAGGAGAGTTAA